A window from Brachyhypopomus gauderio isolate BG-103 chromosome 6, BGAUD_0.2, whole genome shotgun sequence encodes these proteins:
- the LOC143516125 gene encoding uncharacterized protein LOC143516125, translated as MCLQIPVHVSHRAHRYHHSHRNTRNLTYPQCSPQTPITVTGGLWNCQSAVQKADFISALASLHSLHFLALTETWITPENSATPAALSSAFSFTHSPRRLGRGGGTGLLLSPEWRFTQLSFSALSISSFEFHAITVSYSTILHIIVIYRPPGSLENFIDELDTLLSQFTIEANPLILLGDFNLPSNKLESSCILPLLSSFDLTINPSTATHRAGNILDLVFTRDTRTSDITVTLLHLSDHHLLSFSFPLPAISTHTSPVHSSYFHPSLRSINPSTLATTILSSLPHQNCLSSLSLDTITDTFLSTISSSINLLCPPSPRLKRSVPSTPWLTEVLRSHRRDLRTAERRWKRSRLDSDLCSYQSLLSKLNCMSVYGYLCFLANA; from the coding sequence ATGTGTCTGCAAATTCCTGTGCATGTATCTCACAGAGCTCATAGATACCATCATAGCCATCGCAACACCCGGAACCTAACTTACCCACAATGTTCACCACAAACTCCAATCACAGTGACTGGAGGACTCTGGAATTGCCAATCTGCTGTCCAGAAGGCTGACTTCATCTCAGCTCTTGCATCCCTCCACTCGCTACACTTCTTGGCTCTGACCGAAACCtggatcactccagagaactctGCAACTCCGGCTGCTCTGTCCTCTGCcttctcattcactcattcccCACGACGCCTtggaaggggaggtggcacAGGTCTACTTCTATCTCCAGAGTGGCGTTTCACCCAACTCTCCTTTTCAGctctttcaatttcttcctttgAGTTCCATGCTATCACTGTATCCTACTCCACTATTCTTCACATCATTGTGATTTATCGCCCTCCAGGTTCCCTTGAGAACTTCATTGACGAACTTGATACCCTCCTTAGTCAATTCACCATTGAAGCAAACCCACTCATTCTCCTTGGAGACTTCAACCTTCCATCCAACAAACTTGAATCATCTTGCATCCTTCCTCTGCTGTCGTCATTTGACCTCACCATCAACCCATCCACTGCGACTCATAGAGCAGGCAACATTCTGGACCTGGTCTTTACACGAGACACCAGAACATCGGACATCACAgtcaccctactccacctgtcAGACCATCACCTTTTATCCTTTTCTTTCCCCCTCCCTGCCATTTCCACTCACACTTCCCCTGTACATTCTTCTTACTTTCACCCAAGTTTGCGTTCCATCAATCCCTCAACCCTTGCTACCACTATTTTGTCCTCCCTTCCTCATCAGAattgtctgtcttctctctcgctGGACACAATTACTGATACTTTCCTCTCTACGATCTCTTCATCCATCAATCTTCTGTGTCCTCCCTCCCCCAGGCTTAAGAGATCTGTTCCATCCACCCCCTGGCTAACTGAAGTGCTTCGCAGCCACAGGAGAGATCTAAgaactgcagagaggaggtggaagagaagTCGCCTAGATTCAGACCTCTGCTCATATCAATCTCTCCTTTCAAagttaaattgtatgtctgtctatggttatttgtgcttcttggcaaatgcctaa